The sequence TGGAGAAGGTCCGATTCGAAACCAGGTCCAGCACATGGAGGCCGTCGAACTGCGCCGCTGACGGACCCGACGCGATCAGGCCGACCCGCCCTTCCTGAGGAAGCACGGTATCCTCGACAGCCGCGACCTGGGCACCATCCACATACACAGCCAATCGACCCTTATCGAGATGCAGGAAATTGATCCGTTGGACGCGCATCGTATGCCAGGGCTTCGGCGCGAGCTTCGCGGTGACTTGCCCCAGCACAGTTACTCTGCCGTTTATCACACGTCGTGTCGTCACTGCGCCAGTTTCTGGCTGAAGCGTAATTGCATAATAATTGTCTGGGTCGGTTACGGCGATGGCGATGCCCAGTTCGCTCTGGTTGGCCTGGTTTGGGGCGCGCACCTGAACGGTCACATCGGGATAGGTGGATCTGACGTGCTCTGCGACGAGGAGCCGCACACAGTCGGGTGTCGGACAGGCAGAAGAGCAAACCACCCGTTGCATCTCGCCTGTCGCCTCATGAACGGCCTGAACCTGCCAGACAGATGCATCTTCATCGTTCCAGCCCATCTGAACGAAACCAGTGGGGAGGTATCCCGGCTGGTCCTGATCGAAATTCCACTGCCACAGGATGTCCTGCTTGGGAGGATTGGCGTGAACGGCCACGTCGAGCACCTCGGGCGAGCGCGATGGACTCGGCAGGACAATGGCAGCAGTCTCCGGTGACAATGACTTGACGAGATCGTTGGCGACCAGTTGCTCGTGCAACCCCTTCACCCCGGGAATCAAAACCAAATCCTGCTTGATCTTCCGCATCCGGTCCCGAAACTGATCCAGATGGCGCGGCACCGAGAGGGATTCCACCGCAACCTGTGCATAGTGCGCATGGAGCCTGTCGTATGGCTGCGTCAACAACTCACCGGCCTCCTCAGCTTCGGCCAGGGCTTGTTGCAACCAGGGATGATCGTAGCGTCGGTTCCACGAGACAAACTGGATCCGATCCCATGCGATTTCCGCCAAGATCCTCTCGTACTCGGTGGTGCCTGAGGTGGTGTCGTGCAGCAACGCCTCATGAATACCAAGGGCACCGGTCGGATCATTGTTCCATCGAGTCAACATACCAAGGCGCCTGCGCTGCTCCAGTGTGGCATGATTCTGTCTGACTACGGACTCGTAGGACGCCAGTGCACGATATAGGGCATCAGCGGCTGGCTCGTACCCTTCCGAAACGGCTGTGACCTCTTGCCTCCAGGTCTGTGCTTGAATGGTCCAGTAGAGTTCAGTGATTCGCTGCAGGGCTGCTTTGTCTTGGGCCGCGAGGCCTCCCTTCGTAATGCCCTGTTGTAGAACAGCCTGGTACCCGTCGTCTCCACGCAGGCTGTGGGTGTCTGCATGTTCGGGATCGATCAACAAGAGCCGGGTCAGTAATCCTGTACGTTCCACAGCCGTGAGATGGGCGGCTCGATTCAAAGCTGCCTGCATGAAAGGCTCTGCGGTAGTATGATTCCACCACCGTGCTGAGCCTGGAACGAGTTCCCCTTTTAAGAGGCCTGGAGTCGAATCAGCTTGTTGGAACTTCCGACCGTTGTCAGGTCGCAGTCCGTAGTGAGTCGTCGCAATCAACGGTCCAGCGAGAAGACCTTCGTTCATGACCGCCCGGTCGGTGGGAAACCCGAGCTTGCGCAGACCGGTCACCACGATGTACCGAGCGACGACCTCGTGCACTGGCCCGAACTGACGTTGCGATCCGTTTCCCCACCAGATTTCCTCCGGTCTGAGCGCAAGCGGAGCCGTGAGAGGATCCGGGTAGACGATCTTGATATCCACGGCATACCCGGGTACCGAAACCAGCGAACCTTCGTTGATGTTGGACAGGGCGAATCGTTGTTCTGGACTGGTCCGCACGGCAGTCATCTGGGGGACCGGAGCCTGGTCAGTCTGCACAATGGGAGGAGACACGAAAATCGCCAGCGGGTATTCCTTCCAGTTTTCGGTGGCGCGGTGTCGGTCGTGTAGGAGGCCAAGGCTCACCCCAGACCCTCTAGCGTTGAAGACACCGGATTCGGGATGCTGCGCGACCATGGTGGTATGGCTCCGCACGGTCTCGTCCCAACAACGCCGGGCCATCTCCGCTGTCAGTTTCGGCGACTTGCCTCCAGCAGCTGCCCGTGTATGGGTCAGGCATCCCAAATCTGCCGCAGCCCATGTATCAAACTGGGACTGAGCCAGCGCCTGGGCATACGCTAGCGCAAAACGACCGGTGTCATATCCGGATGTCGTCCGGGAGGATGCGGCGCCAGCGAGCGACGGACAGAACAGGTTGAGAGAGCCTACGAAAAAAACGATGAGTCCCACGTATCGTAGCATCATGCTTCGTACTCTCCAATTGTGGCTATTCTGGCAAATCTAATGCAATCGGCAGTCCAAATTTCATAGGAAAAGGCAGAGGGTACTTGTTCGAATGTCGTTGAAAATCTGAGCCACGTGGTGGGTCATGCCGGAGTTCTCCGATGAAATGAGACGCTGACTGTGTGTCAGCGCACGGGAAATCGTGTGGACGTGCGCCTCTGCTCACTCAAGCAAGGGGCTTCCGTCGTCGGTCTAGCATCCAGCGCGTCACGCCGAGGTGCTTGGCAGCCTGAGTCTTATTTCCGCCGGAACGTCGGAGCACTTCATTAATGATGCGGTCCTCGAGATCGGCCAAGGATTCGCCAAGGCGAAACGACAAAGAGATCTGAGAGAGGTCTGTCGTGGTTGAAGAAGTGAATGCGGGATGGGCGGTAACTGCAAGTGGTCCAGAAGGATCGCCCTGCACATCCGATGGGAAATGTCGCGATTCGAGCGTATCTCCCTGGCAAAAGAGAACCGCACGTTCGATCAGATTGCTCAACTCACGCACATTACCTGGAAAGGAGTATCGGCGTAAAAGCGCATGTGCGCTCTCTCCGATAAGACGCGCCGGTTTCCCAAGCGAGAGAGCCGACCGGGTAAGAAACTGCTGGGCCAAAGGAATGATGTCTTCGGACCGTTCGCGTAACGGGGGAACGGTCAAGGCGACGACGTTCAACCGGAAATAGAGATCCTCGCGAAATTCGCCTTTGGTCACTGCCTCCTTCAGGTTTCGGTTTGTAGCGGCCATGAACCGAACATCAACCGGGATGGTGGCCGACCCACCTACACGGCGCAACGTCCGTTCTTCGAGCACTCGGAGGAGTTTAGTCTGGAGCGTGAGGGGGAGATCACCGATCTCGTCGAACAGCACGGTCCCACCTTCGGCGATCTCGATCAAACCCGTCTTTCTACCTGCGGCACCAGTGAACGAACCCTTTTCATGCCCAAAAAGCTCGCTTTCGAACAACTCACGGGGGATGGACGGGCAGTCGACCTCAATGCAAGGCTTCTGAGCGCGTGCCCCGTTAAAGTGAATGACCCGGCCGGTGTATTGTTTGCCGGTCCCGGTTTCACCCTGCAAGAGGACCGTGATTCGGTCGTTCTTGATCAATTCACGGATCTGCACGAGGAATTCATGCGTGACGGCGCTCTCGGCGATCACACGGCCAAGGGCATAGCGTTCGGTATCTTGTCCGGTTTGCAACTGAACTTGACGTTGGAGTGTCAAGAATTCGACGGCACGTCTGAGCGCGTATTGGAGATCCTCCATGTCGATCGACTTGGCGACAAAGTCAAAGGCACCTAGCTTGGTCGCGTCGACGGCATCTTTCACCGTGCCTCTGGCGGTCAACAGAATAACCAGCAAGTTCGGCGAGGTTTGTTTGACACGGGCGAGCACGTCCAAGCCGGACAGGTTCGGCATCATGAGGTCCAGGACGAGAATATCCGGTTCCAAAGACTTTAGGAGGGTCAAACATTCTTCTCCGGACCCAGCCGTCTGTACCGTATACCCTTGATCCTCAAGGCGCAGTGCGAACGCCTCGCGGACCGATGCTTCGTCTTCCACCAACAGGAGTTGCCACGTCATGCTACATATCTCGTTTCAGGGGGAGCCACACTTCGACTATTGCTCCACTTCCCGGAGGGCTGCTAATTGCCAATTGTCCGCCGTGTCGCTCGACGATGTCATGGGTGATCGTCAAACCCAGGCCGACTCCCTTAGCCTTCCCATTCGTAAAAAACGGCTCGAAAATTCGCTGCAGATCTTCGGGCTCAATCCCTTTACCGGTATCAGAAAACGTCACCGAGATACCCGAACCTTGTTTTGTCATGAGTGCAGCTCTGATCGTCAACTTTCCTCCATTCGACATAGCATCGATCGCATTCATCGAAATATTGAGAAAGGCTTGCTGCAAGTGGGCACGAGAGCCTTCCACTAAAGGAACCTCCGCGATGCGTTTCTCGACGACAATCCGCTGTTTTTGCAGATTCGGTCTCAGCAGTGTCAACATGTCATCGATGAGAGATGAGAGGTTGCAGGGTTGGAGATCAAACTGTCGAGGCCGTAGCTGACCTAGATGCGATTCCAGCAGTTCGTCGATGCGAGCTGCCTCGCGTGCAATCAGTGCGCAGCGGTCTCTGGCGGTGCGAGGCAATTGTTCTTGTTCCGCGAGATGAGTCGCCAGACTTCCAAGTCCGATCAATGGATTGCGCACCTCGTGCAATATGCCTCCGGCCAGTTGTCCCACCAATTTGACCTGTTCGGCATGGCGCAAGGCTTCCAGCATTTGTTCTCGCTCGCTGAGGTCGGTGAGTATCGCCAGATAGGATTGCGTGGTTCCGTCGGGATCCTTGACGGGGCTGACACTTTCCCAGACCAAGAACTCCGAGCCGTCCTTTCGGCGGTTGACGAAACGATCCACAAACGGCAATCCGGCTCGGATCGCTTGCCAGAGTCGTTCGTAGAATTCCGGTGGATGTTTGCCGGATTTCAAGATCGCCGGTCGCCGGCCGAGTGCCTCATCGCGTGTCCAACCCGTCATCCGTTCCAATGCCGGATTCCATTCAAGGATACAGCCTTCAGTATCGGTCAACATGATCCCATCCTGTGCCGACATGAACAAGCGATGATAGAGATCCCGCTGGGTCTCGGCACGACGTCGTCGTTCCAGCACCGTCGCCACGGTGTTGGCCACCGTACAGAGAAACTCAAGCTCCTTGACCGTAAAGTCGCGAACAGACTTGGAATGGGCCGTCATGGCGCCGTACACCCGGTCTTCCACCAGCATCGGCACACACATGCCTGCAATACCTCCATGCTCCGTCAGGAGTTTGGATGGGGTGAAGCGCGTTTCCTTCCGCAGGTCCCGTACGACGACCGGTAACCGCTCGCGGATCGCGTAGCCGGCTTGTGAGTGTGTCCCGCCCTCGATCGTCAATTTGCCGATCAGCTCTGGCTCAAGACCGATGCCTGCCACCACGGCTAGGTGATCGTCTGAGTCCCGTGGGGCGAGGATCTTGCACAGATCGAGGTCGAGGGCATCTGCGGTACGCCGCACGGCTTCGCTCATCAACTCCTGTGCCGGGGCATCGCTGACGGCTAACGTCCCGATGCGGGCCAGTACCGATTGAAAACGCGCGACTTGCGAGGCTTCCTGCGCCAGCGCCGTATGTTCGGTGACATCCTGTAAGACCAAGAGCACGCCGGTTGCTCCATGGTAGGGCACGACGTTGTAGCGGCACTCGTAGACGAGCGCTTGGCCCTCGCGATCGGTGAGACGATAGGTCTTGCTACCTCTGGTGCCTAAGGTTTCCTTGTTCCAGGCTATCGCATCGGTGAAGAGCCGAGATCGTAACATCGCCTCTTCGGGACCGGGCCGGTCTAGCGGTACGGCCGCCGCCTCGACCAGTTCGCCGAATTGCGCGTTCTCGAAAATCAGAATGCCTCTGGCGATAAAACAGAGTCCCCCTTCCAGGCAATCGCTTACCCAGGCCAGCACCTCGGCAGCGGCTACTTCGGGTTTGTTGGCTTGAACTGGAAATTTGGATTGAGAAGAGGGCATAGGGCGATTCTTCAGGCGCGGCCTCCGGCTGTGCAGGAGTTCATGTCCAGGGGACATAGTATACCGAGCCCTAATAGTTATCGTCGAGGGAGTCACAGGCTTTCGGGGACGAGGGGCAGGAAACGGTCAAGGGCGCGCATAAGAATCCGGGGGAGCTATGCGGCTTTCTGGTTCTCTCGATCATGGTGCCGCTGAAAAGCTGGACACTCGTTCCGACACATCCGGTTGAGATTGTTGTTCCGGATTTTAGTCCACACTTAAACGAGCAAGAGGGCGGGCTGCTTCGTCCATTGCATTTGTTGCCGCTTGGCCATGCGCTTGCTGACGAGCTCATTGACCGCCGATTCGACGAAGGTTGAGGCAATCGTCTCATCGTGACGTCACTGCATGCCATACGTGGGGATGGGGTCGGCGTTCGCGCTGCTAATGATGTGAAACTCGTCAAGAGCCTTGGCTAGCTTGCGGCGACACCATCGCTATCTTCTCGAGACCTATCCATCTAAATTTTAGATGGTTAACGAGTACATTATCTATTTGTCTATGGGTCGATTGATTCGGTACAACATGACCATGTCAACGCATCACTTACGTAACCATAAGGAGGGCGTCATGAAAGCACTAAGCTGGGTCAAAACAGGAGTTCTCCCGGTCATCGCTGGGATGGCCTTGCTCATGGCACCGACCGCATTGGCTGGTGATAAGTCGGCCGTGAGTGGCAGGGGTATGGAACTCAAGCCCAAGGTTGTCACACAGGACAAGCCGAACGTGAAGGACCTGGACGAGGAGGTATCGCATCTGGAAGTGGTGGATTCGAACGGAAACGCCTATCTCCTTATTCCACTCAAGACAGGTCATGGCCAGAGCCCAGTGGTGGCGCAAGACGGAAAGATCACTGTGGAATATGTGCACCCATACGCAGGACGACTCGGTAATTAGCGAAAGTGAGGAGGAGGGACAGCTTCTGTCCCTCCTCCAGATCTTGAGCAGTAGGGGGGGAAGGCTGACCTGCGCCTCGGGCCGATCGGCTTCATCAAAGGAGGGGCCATGAATAGGGAGAAGCAGAAGGATCATAGGAATAAGATGACTGGAGTTGCACCAGACAGCATTGATCCATCGGTACAAAGAGAGATCGCTAGGCGTGCCTACGAGCTCTATCTGGAACGAGGCGGCATGCTTGGGCACGAAATGGAAGATTGGCTCCAGGCCGAACGGGAGATTCTCAAGGAAGAGCGACCGTGAATGGCTACGGAGTTGGCTGACCTGCATGTGAGCGGGTCGGCTGCCGCGGTTTCGATACGACAGGGATCTTTGGCGCCGATTGGGGAGAATTCGAACGAGGTAGCTGTTTCATGCCGCATGACACGAGAGGAGGCGCGATCATGAACAAGGTTATCGCCATTCTCAGTTTCGTCGTGGTCTGGTATGCCACCGCGGATGTCTCATGGGCTGAGAGGCATGTATCCATTTCAACGGAAAGGGAGGGACGTGTGCTCATGCTCGCGGGAGACGATGAATTTGTCGGACCGGTTCTGAGGCCCGAGGGCTTGTCGCAACAGGCTGAACAACCATCCTGGAATCGGTTCAGCCTGACCCCTACCGATCTATATCACCCGGCGGGTGGCGAACGGCATCATCCTGTGCCGTCCCGAAGCTTCATTGCCCCGGATGGGGTCGCACTGATGTTCAGTTGGCCGTTCGCGAGTACGCCAACGTCTCAGTTGGGCCCACGGGCAGCGCAGAAAGAACCGCAGCTCAACTTGGACACTGGAGAGACCGAGTATCGCTCTTGGTGACTGCGGCAGTATCGATTGGTCTGAGGCTCGACCACACTAACATTGAGGAGAGACACAAGATGTTAACCACAGATGTCGGTAGGAGGCAATTGCTTCACACAGTCTTGTCTGGAGCGGTCCTTGGAGCGGCAGCGCAGGCAGGAATCGAGCTCGGCTCCCCTCGAAAGCTTCATGCCCAAATCGGTCTGAGTCCCGATGAAGCACTACAAGAAATGCTCACAGGTAACCAACGCTTCGCCGCCAATCAGCTGACCTCGATCAGGCACGATCTAATCATCATGAAAGAACGGACGGTCAATAAACAAGCGCCGTTTGCGGCGGTACTCACCTGTGCCGATTCTCGCATACCAGTAGAGTTGGTCTTTGATCAGACAATCGGCCACATCTTTGTCACGAGAGTGGCCGGCAATGTGGTGACCCCGGAGATTGTAGCCAGCCTAGAATTTGGCGTCGCGGTCCTTGGTGTTAAGGCTCTGCTTGTGATCGGCCATAGTAATTGTGGAGCAGTGAAGGCCGCGATGACGACGGAGAACGTCCCCGGGCAAATCAGCGTCTTGTATCAACGTATCCATCCGGCAATAGAAAAGTCTGGCGGCAATCTCGAAAAAGCCATTCACGCCAATTCCAAGATCCAGGCTGAGTTGCTGCGCGCCTCCTCTACCGTGATCCGCGAGGCAACCAAAGCCGGACAATTGCGCGTAGACTCTGCGGTGTATGATCTCGCGACAGGGAAGGTCAGTGTAATTTGAACCGATGATTCCTGATTGGCGAAGTAACCAGAATTTGCGTAGACTTTCGGCATCCGAGAGGTCCCTTCATGAACGATCAGCTGTCTTTCGACTGCGATTTCCTTTGCATTGGGAGCAGTCCAACCGGGCAGCGGGCCGCAGTCCAAGCCGCCAAACTAGGCAGACGGGCGGCCGTGGCCGAGCGAGGCCGTCTGATAGGCGGGATCTGTGTCGACACCGGGACCATTCCGAGCAAGACCTTTCGGGAAGCAGTGCTCACGGTTGCCGGAAGAGCCAGGCTCAATGACGAGTTCGTATCACCAGGATCAAACCGTCGTCCTAGTGCGTCAGCGCTTTTGGCCCGTGTCGCAAAGGTGGAACTCAGACAAGCTGAAATTATCCGGGAGCAACTGCTCCGTAACGATGTCGCAGTCCTGACAGGTAAAGCAAAGCTTTCAGGACGCGCATACGGTTGTGGTGGTCAAAGATGGTCGATCGACGGTGGTAACAGCGGCCAATATCCTGATTGCAGTTGGTATAATGCCGGCGCCGCCGCCCGGTTTATTCGCGGAGTCGGATCTGGTGGTCACGAGCGATGAGCTGTTACACATCAAGTCTCTCCCCCGCCGGTTTGAGCCGGTGTCATCGGGATCGAATATGCCTCGATGTTCGCTGCTCTGGGTATTGACATGACCGTCGTCGATAAGCGGGAGCGGCCGTTGGAGTTTCTGGACGGAGAGCTGGTCCACGAGTTGCTCCATCAAATGCGGAATATGGGCGTCACATTTCGACTCGGAGAAGCGGTGGAACGGCTTGAGGTCGCCGAAAGTCCATTTCGGCGTGCCGTGATTTTTCTGGAATCAGGCAAACAGTTGGTATCCGAACTGGTGTTGGTCAGCGCAGGACGGCAAGGTGCGACCGATCGATTGAAACTTCCCGCAGCCGGGCTGAAGGCGGATGGTCGTGGCCGGTTGACGGTTGACCGAGCATATCGAACGAACGTCTCCCATATTTTTGCCGAGGGGCGGGATGACGAACGAGGTTCTAGTCATCACCCTCATCGCCGGCATCTATGCTCTTCGATCTCAACTCAACGGATCAGACCGGTCCGGGACACGGCTTCTCGAAACTCCACTCAAACCGGGCATGCTTAAACAGAAAGGAGTCCTCCCGATGAACGTCCTGGTGTTCGCTCTGGGCTGGCTACTGCTGCTGCCAGTGGTCGGCGATAATGGTCAGGCCAAAGAATTATCAACAGCCACCTCGCTTCCACCTATTCCTTTCGGTCTTGACGAACTCCATTCAAGAATTGATCGGACACATCCGCTCCTCAGGGGGGCGGGAGCTGAAAAAACCATCGCCCGCGGCAAGATGCTGAAGGCACTTGGCGCATTTGAGCCGACGCTTGTGAATGACACGGAGCTCGAACGGTTCATTCCAAGCAGCGATCCGGGGAAGGGGACACAGACGGTAGGTTACAACGACACGCTGATCGAAGTGCTTCATTCGTCAGGTTTTCGAGGTACGGCAGGGTTCCGTCAGGCTATCGGTGACGCAAGAATTCCTGACTTGTCATTCGGCGATGGTAGTCGGCAGGTTGTCCTGGGTGGCTTCTTGCCGTTGCTCCGGGGCCTGATGATCAACCCGGAGCGTGCCGAACTGCAGCGATCGGAGTTGGCCGCTCCTCGTGCGGACATCAAGATCGCTCAAACTAGGCAAGATCTGTTCTTGGCCGCTGCCTATCAATTCTGGGAGTGGGTGGCGGCCGCAAAACTGCTCGACGTTCAGAATCGGGCGCTGGCTGTGGCGCAGGACCGTTACAAGCAGGTCGAAGAACGTGCAAATGCCGGTGCAGTCGCTGCAATCGATGTGACGGAAGCCGGTCAAGAGGTCCATCGCCGACGTGAAGTCGCCATCACGGCGCGCCGATTGCTCGAACAGGAACAGTTCAAGCTTTCCATGTTCCTATGGGACAATGGCTCTCCGACTATCCCGCCACTTGATCGTGTTCCGGACTTTCCGGTGGAGAGGCAGATGCCGACCGCGGACGACATCATGAGGCATAAGCTACAGGCCATGTCAGAACGGCCGGAGGTCAAGGAGCTTGAAGTAGAGGCCAAGATCAACAACATCGACCTTGCGTTGGCGAAGAACAACCTTCTCCCGAGTCTTGATCTTGAAGCGGCTCCGGCGCGCGCGCCGGAGAAATTTGTTCTTGGGTTGGGGTATCGATTCGGT is a genomic window of Candidatus Nitrospira kreftii containing:
- a CDS encoding hypothetical protein (conserved protein of unknown function), giving the protein MSPGHELLHSRRPRLKNRPMPSSQSKFPVQANKPEVAAAEVLAWVSDCLEGGLCFIARGILIFENAQFGELVEAAAVPLDRPGPEEAMLRSRLFTDAIAWNKETLGTRGSKTYRLTDREGQALVYECRYNVVPYHGATGVLLVLQDVTEHTALAQEASQVARFQSVLARIGTLAVSDAPAQELMSEAVRRTADALDLDLCKILAPRDSDDHLAVVAGIGLEPELIGKLTIEGGTHSQAGYAIRERLPVVVRDLRKETRFTPSKLLTEHGGIAGMCVPMLVEDRVYGAMTAHSKSVRDFTVKELEFLCTVANTVATVLERRRRAETQRDLYHRLFMSAQDGIMLTDTEGCILEWNPALERMTGWTRDEALGRRPAILKSGKHPPEFYERLWQAIRAGLPFVDRFVNRRKDGSEFLVWESVSPVKDPDGTTQSYLAILTDLSEREQMLEALRHAEQVKLVGQLAGGILHEVRNPLIGLGSLATHLAEQEQLPRTARDRCALIAREAARIDELLESHLGQLRPRQFDLQPCNLSSLIDDMLTLLRPNLQKQRIVVEKRIAEVPLVEGSRAHLQQAFLNISMNAIDAMSNGGKLTIRAALMTKQGSGISVTFSDTGKGIEPEDLQRIFEPFFTNGKAKGVGLGLTITHDIVERHGGQLAISSPPGSGAIVEVWLPLKRDM
- a CDS encoding hypothetical protein (conserved protein of unknown function), producing MNKVIAILSFVVVWYATADVSWAERHVSISTEREGRVLMLAGDDEFVGPVLRPEGLSQQAEQPSWNRFSLTPTDLYHPAGGERHHPVPSRSFIAPDGVALMFSWPFASTPTSQLGPRAAQKEPQLNLDTGETEYRSW
- a CDS encoding hypothetical protein (conserved exported protein of unknown function); its protein translation is MKALSWVKTGVLPVIAGMALLMAPTALAGDKSAVSGRGMELKPKVVTQDKPNVKDLDEEVSHLEVVDSNGNAYLLIPLKTGHGQSPVVAQDGKITVEYVHPYAGRLGN
- a CDS encoding hypothetical protein (conserved exported protein of unknown function), with the protein product MMLRYVGLIVFFVGSLNLFCPSLAGAASSRTTSGYDTGRFALAYAQALAQSQFDTWAAADLGCLTHTRAAAGGKSPKLTAEMARRCWDETVRSHTTMVAQHPESGVFNARGSGVSLGLLHDRHRATENWKEYPLAIFVSPPIVQTDQAPVPQMTAVRTSPEQRFALSNINEGSLVSVPGYAVDIKIVYPDPLTAPLALRPEEIWWGNGSQRQFGPVHEVVARYIVVTGLRKLGFPTDRAVMNEGLLAGPLIATTHYGLRPDNGRKFQQADSTPGLLKGELVPGSARWWNHTTAEPFMQAALNRAAHLTAVERTGLLTRLLLIDPEHADTHSLRGDDGYQAVLQQGITKGGLAAQDKAALQRITELYWTIQAQTWRQEVTAVSEGYEPAADALYRALASYESVVRQNHATLEQRRRLGMLTRWNNDPTGALGIHEALLHDTTSGTTEYERILAEIAWDRIQFVSWNRRYDHPWLQQALAEAEEAGELLTQPYDRLHAHYAQVAVESLSVPRHLDQFRDRMRKIKQDLVLIPGVKGLHEQLVANDLVKSLSPETAAIVLPSPSRSPEVLDVAVHANPPKQDILWQWNFDQDQPGYLPTGFVQMGWNDEDASVWQVQAVHEATGEMQRVVCSSACPTPDCVRLLVAEHVRSTYPDVTVQVRAPNQANQSELGIAIAVTDPDNYYAITLQPETGAVTTRRVINGRVTVLGQVTAKLAPKPWHTMRVQRINFLHLDKGRLAVYVDGAQVAAVEDTVLPQEGRVGLIASGPSAAQFDGLHVLDLVSNRTFSKPAAY
- a CDS encoding Sigma-54-dependent Fis family transcriptional regulator, coding for MTWQLLLVEDEASVREAFALRLEDQGYTVQTAGSGEECLTLLKSLEPDILVLDLMMPNLSGLDVLARVKQTSPNLLVILLTARGTVKDAVDATKLGAFDFVAKSIDMEDLQYALRRAVEFLTLQRQVQLQTGQDTERYALGRVIAESAVTHEFLVQIRELIKNDRITVLLQGETGTGKQYTGRVIHFNGARAQKPCIEVDCPSIPRELFESELFGHEKGSFTGAAGRKTGLIEIAEGGTVLFDEIGDLPLTLQTKLLRVLEERTLRRVGGSATIPVDVRFMAATNRNLKEAVTKGEFREDLYFRLNVVALTVPPLRERSEDIIPLAQQFLTRSALSLGKPARLIGESAHALLRRYSFPGNVRELSNLIERAVLFCQGDTLESRHFPSDVQGDPSGPLAVTAHPAFTSSTTTDLSQISLSFRLGESLADLEDRIINEVLRRSGGNKTQAAKHLGVTRWMLDRRRKPLA
- a CDS encoding hypothetical protein (conserved protein of unknown function); its protein translation is MNREKQKDHRNKMTGVAPDSIDPSVQREIARRAYELYLERGGMLGHEMEDWLQAEREILKEERP
- a CDS encoding Transporter codes for the protein MNVLVFALGWLLLLPVVGDNGQAKELSTATSLPPIPFGLDELHSRIDRTHPLLRGAGAEKTIARGKMLKALGAFEPTLVNDTELERFIPSSDPGKGTQTVGYNDTLIEVLHSSGFRGTAGFRQAIGDARIPDLSFGDGSRQVVLGGFLPLLRGLMINPERAELQRSELAAPRADIKIAQTRQDLFLAAAYQFWEWVAAAKLLDVQNRALAVAQDRYKQVEERANAGAVAAIDVTEAGQEVHRRREVAITARRLLEQEQFKLSMFLWDNGSPTIPPLDRVPDFPVERQMPTADDIMRHKLQAMSERPEVKELEVEAKINNIDLALAKNNLLPSLDLEAAPARAPEKFVLGLGYRFGVELRIPLLQRRSRGEVLQAQGQAERLVMAQQYRENQVVVDVDNALSAIERARERMEEASQARRLAEIVEEGERFRFNVGSSSVLFVNLRERNTIDAENQVVRAKVDYHKSLALYQWAIGAWGQNPIQALPVMYR
- a CDS encoding Carbonic anhydrase, with amino-acid sequence MLTTDVGRRQLLHTVLSGAVLGAAAQAGIELGSPRKLHAQIGLSPDEALQEMLTGNQRFAANQLTSIRHDLIIMKERTVNKQAPFAAVLTCADSRIPVELVFDQTIGHIFVTRVAGNVVTPEIVASLEFGVAVLGVKALLVIGHSNCGAVKAAMTTENVPGQISVLYQRIHPAIEKSGGNLEKAIHANSKIQAELLRASSTVIREATKAGQLRVDSAVYDLATGKVSVI